The following proteins are encoded in a genomic region of Limnochordia bacterium:
- a CDS encoding AbrB/MazE/SpoVT family DNA-binding domain-containing protein — protein MDSVRYVKITSKRQFTIPKDFHDALGFGVNASCYIEGGRLIIEPVRTAHAYRGIIEDLIKELEAEGFSGEQLLQKLEERKRMVDEAFVEAFSEAKDQTAAEKDESKEQIPAFWEDDEFDLP, from the coding sequence ATGGATTCGGTTCGGTACGTAAAGATTACATCGAAGCGGCAGTTTACGATCCCTAAGGACTTTCATGATGCTTTAGGGTTTGGAGTAAACGCCAGCTGCTATATTGAAGGAGGCCGGCTGATTATTGAACCAGTTAGAACCGCCCATGCCTATCGGGGGATAATTGAAGATCTAATCAAGGAATTGGAGGCGGAAGGTTTCTCAGGAGAACAGCTCCTCCAGAAGTTGGAGGAGCGTAAACGCATGGTAGATGAGGCTTTCGTCGAAGCCTTCTCCGAAGCCAAGGACCAAACCGCAGCGGAGAAGGATGAGTCTAAAGAGCAAATTCCTGCTTTCTGGGAGGACGACGAATTTGATCTACCTTAA
- a CDS encoding spore maturation protein: MINIIWLILIVLGVITTAYKGNIESITLITVEASTNAVTIAFQLIGLVAFWSGMARIAEEAGLTTALAKLMGPVIRWLFPSIPKDHPALAAIAMSMSANLLGLGNACTPLGIKAMSELHTLNPDPEQATAAMCTFVAITASSLTILPTTIISLRAAMGSMKPGAIIGPTMIATSTSTLVAIVADRLMGRYLR; the protein is encoded by the coding sequence TTGATTAACATTATCTGGCTGATTTTAATTGTCCTTGGTGTAATTACTACAGCATACAAGGGCAACATAGAATCGATTACTTTAATCACCGTAGAAGCTTCCACTAATGCGGTCACCATCGCCTTTCAGCTGATTGGGCTAGTCGCTTTTTGGTCCGGTATGGCAAGAATCGCAGAGGAGGCAGGTCTTACCACCGCTTTAGCAAAACTAATGGGCCCTGTAATCCGCTGGCTGTTTCCGAGCATCCCCAAGGATCATCCCGCGCTTGCCGCGATTGCCATGAGTATGAGCGCTAACTTACTAGGGCTGGGTAACGCTTGTACTCCATTGGGTATCAAAGCTATGTCCGAATTACATACGTTAAACCCCGATCCAGAACAGGCCACCGCCGCAATGTGCACCTTTGTGGCTATTACGGCTTCAAGTCTAACGATTCTGCCCACCACCATTATTTCCCTCCGCGCGGCCATGGGCTCTATGAAGCCTGGGGCAATCATTGGACCTACCATGATTGCAACCTCCACATCAACCTTAGTCGCTATTGTCGCTGATCGTCTCATGGGGAGGTATCTACGATGA
- the thiI gene encoding tRNA 4-thiouridine(8) synthase ThiI produces MEELIMIRYGEISLKGGNRRFFEDKLVANIRSAIADLGDVDVYKTYGRIFVRGVRQVSTAIRRFQGVFGIVSISPVLQVSKEVDTIKTVGLELIKRLDPAPGTTFRVDARRSDKSFPLTSIEINQEVASTILPQFEDLVVDLSNPELRLSIEIREKSAYIFVESYPGMGGLPVGVTGKGLLLLSGGIDSPVAGWMVMKRGVRVDALHFHSFPFTGEKSKEKVINLANILADYNQGMRLWIAPFTEIQKTIHAHCRPALRITIMRRMMIRIADRLAQRIGALILVTGESIGQVASQTLESMTTISAVTPKQIIRPLAAFDKQEIITRAKEIGTYETSIQPYEDCCTVFVPKHPSTRPSIEEAEGAEAGIDWDSLLDKCLADMEVIAIP; encoded by the coding sequence ATGGAAGAACTAATTATGATCCGCTATGGTGAAATAAGCTTGAAAGGTGGTAACCGGCGTTTTTTTGAAGATAAGCTGGTTGCTAATATCCGATCTGCAATTGCTGATCTAGGGGATGTAGACGTTTATAAAACGTACGGTAGAATCTTTGTCCGAGGGGTTAGGCAAGTCAGTACCGCCATTCGTAGATTCCAGGGGGTCTTCGGGATTGTCTCCATTAGTCCCGTATTACAGGTCTCTAAAGAGGTAGACACCATTAAAACAGTTGGTCTGGAGCTAATCAAGAGACTTGACCCGGCCCCAGGCACCACCTTCCGTGTTGATGCCCGTCGTTCGGACAAATCCTTTCCCCTAACTTCGATCGAAATCAACCAAGAAGTAGCATCAACAATTCTGCCTCAATTTGAGGATCTTGTGGTGGACTTATCCAATCCCGAGCTGCGACTTAGCATTGAAATCCGAGAAAAGTCCGCATATATTTTCGTGGAAAGCTATCCGGGAATGGGCGGTCTACCCGTAGGCGTAACAGGAAAGGGCCTACTGCTCCTTTCTGGAGGCATAGACAGCCCAGTTGCTGGTTGGATGGTCATGAAACGAGGCGTTAGGGTCGACGCATTGCATTTCCACAGTTTCCCCTTTACCGGAGAAAAGTCGAAGGAAAAGGTCATTAATCTGGCCAATATTCTAGCTGACTATAACCAAGGCATGCGACTGTGGATCGCACCCTTTACCGAAATCCAAAAGACCATCCATGCCCATTGCCGGCCAGCTCTTCGGATTACCATCATGCGTCGCATGATGATTCGTATCGCTGATCGCCTCGCCCAAAGGATCGGTGCGCTAATTCTAGTTACCGGCGAGAGCATTGGACAGGTGGCAAGCCAGACTCTAGAAAGCATGACCACCATCAGTGCCGTCACCCCGAAGCAGATTATACGACCTTTGGCCGCCTTCGATAAACAAGAGATCATCACCCGGGCCAAAGAGATCGGGACCTACGAAACCTCGATCCAGCCCTATGAGGACTGCTGTACTGTTTTCGTCCCGAAACATCCTAGCACCAGACCGAGCATTGAGGAGGCCGAAGGGGCCGAGGCCGGTATTGACTGGGATTCCTTACTCGATAAGTGCCTTGCCGATATGGAGGTCATTGCCATTCCTTAA
- a CDS encoding cysteine desulfurase produces the protein MIYLDNSATTRVSSKALQAVISALEVDYGNPSSPHGLGSKAGSMLSETRRILASAMDCAADEVFFTSGGTEANNLCIKGAALARRRFGQHIITSKIEHASVLESCRFLEDLGFTVTYLDVDQNGLVDLDQLKDVLTEGTTLISIMWVNNETGVIQPLEDICKILEQVEPGPLLHVDGVQALGKIRLNELGPAIDLLSISGHKIHAPKGVGAAKIRKGLNLIPLLHGGGQEAKLRSGTENVPSIHAFGVAAVEALGDLEENNQRILRMRNRLVDHLQEIPRCRINTPLELSVPHILNVSFVGIPGEMLIHHLEAKGLYISTGAACSSRKAEGSHVLRALGMKDDVITGSCRISLSRYNTENEMDKAAQIIADTVKELSYFV, from the coding sequence GTGATTTACTTAGATAATAGTGCCACCACAAGGGTTAGTTCTAAGGCTTTGCAGGCTGTGATCTCCGCCTTAGAGGTTGACTATGGAAACCCCTCATCGCCCCACGGGCTAGGCAGTAAAGCCGGTTCAATGCTTTCTGAAACTCGCCGCATATTAGCCTCAGCCATGGATTGCGCAGCAGATGAGGTGTTTTTCACCTCCGGTGGTACAGAAGCTAACAATCTGTGCATCAAGGGAGCGGCCCTTGCGCGCCGTCGCTTTGGTCAGCACATAATCACCAGCAAGATAGAGCACGCATCAGTGCTTGAATCTTGTAGATTCCTCGAGGATCTCGGGTTTACCGTTACATATCTTGATGTAGACCAAAACGGTCTTGTCGATTTAGACCAGCTCAAAGACGTTCTTACCGAGGGCACAACCTTAATAAGCATCATGTGGGTGAATAACGAGACCGGGGTCATCCAACCCCTAGAGGATATCTGCAAGATCCTAGAGCAAGTCGAGCCTGGGCCTTTACTGCATGTTGACGGTGTGCAGGCCCTTGGTAAGATAAGATTAAACGAGCTAGGTCCGGCCATTGATCTGCTCTCGATTAGCGGGCATAAGATCCATGCTCCCAAGGGAGTTGGTGCCGCAAAGATTAGGAAGGGGCTGAATCTAATACCCCTTCTCCATGGTGGCGGCCAGGAAGCGAAGCTACGTTCTGGAACGGAAAACGTACCGAGTATCCATGCCTTTGGTGTCGCTGCAGTAGAAGCCCTAGGGGATCTGGAGGAGAACAACCAAAGGATCCTGCGCATGCGAAACCGTTTGGTTGATCATCTGCAGGAGATCCCAAGGTGTAGGATTAATACTCCGTTAGAGCTATCCGTTCCCCATATTCTTAACGTTTCATTTGTTGGCATCCCAGGGGAAATGCTGATCCATCACTTAGAAGCCAAGGGACTCTACATTAGTACCGGTGCTGCCTGCAGCTCCCGAAAAGCTGAGGGAAGCCACGTTCTTAGAGCTTTGGGTATGAAGGATGATGTTATTACAGGCTCATGTCGGATTAGCCTAAGCCGATATAATACTGAAAATGAAATGGACAAGGCCGCGCAGATTATTGCGGATACGGTAAAGGAACTATCATACTTTGTATAG
- a CDS encoding biotin--[acetyl-CoA-carboxylase] ligase: MKERLLDILEANPGSYVSGASLRSEMGITRSAIWKWMEQLREDGYVIDAVPSRGYQLVKKPDRLYPWEVRRGLETQIIGRDFCYEPILDSTNKKCKELARNNGLEGLVVLCEEQTAGRGRRGKSWVSPAHAGIYCSVLLRPQIPLQWVPQISLMTAVALQEVIEGSTIKWPNDLLIDGRKCCGILVEVDAEPDLVKAVIVGFGINVNVDRSQLPPEVQETATSLLISLEKRTDRVELLQRVLSSLEHTYEHFLRDGFAPVLAQCKEKCSTLGQDVVVQNPRGELVGRAIDIAEDGALVVQEPGGNLVPVYAGEVSVRTRTSRSC, encoded by the coding sequence GTGAAGGAAAGACTTCTGGACATATTGGAAGCAAACCCTGGTTCTTATGTTAGTGGAGCAAGTTTACGGTCCGAAATGGGTATTACCCGCAGTGCCATCTGGAAATGGATGGAGCAACTCCGTGAAGATGGTTACGTTATTGATGCGGTGCCAAGTCGGGGATATCAGTTGGTGAAAAAACCAGATAGGCTTTACCCCTGGGAGGTCCGCCGGGGATTAGAAACACAGATAATCGGTCGGGATTTCTGCTATGAACCCATACTGGATTCTACCAACAAGAAATGTAAAGAGCTTGCTAGAAACAACGGACTAGAGGGGCTAGTTGTGCTCTGTGAAGAGCAGACCGCCGGGAGGGGGCGCCGGGGCAAATCCTGGGTTTCCCCGGCCCATGCGGGGATTTACTGCTCTGTTCTTCTCCGACCCCAGATACCCCTGCAATGGGTACCGCAGATTTCGCTAATGACCGCTGTTGCCCTTCAAGAAGTGATTGAAGGAAGTACCATCAAGTGGCCAAACGATCTGCTGATCGATGGCCGAAAATGCTGTGGTATTCTCGTGGAGGTTGATGCAGAGCCCGACCTAGTTAAAGCAGTTATTGTAGGGTTTGGCATTAATGTTAACGTAGACAGATCCCAATTGCCCCCGGAAGTGCAAGAGACGGCAACTAGTCTATTAATTAGTCTGGAGAAGAGGACTGATCGAGTCGAGCTCTTGCAGAGGGTACTCTCCAGTTTGGAGCATACCTATGAGCACTTCCTAAGGGATGGCTTTGCTCCGGTTCTGGCCCAATGCAAGGAAAAATGCTCCACGTTAGGCCAAGACGTGGTGGTCCAAAACCCCCGGGGTGAATTAGTCGGAAGGGCTATTGACATCGCTGAAGATGGGGCTTTGGTGGTGCAGGAGCCTGGCGGTAACCTTGTACCGGTATATGCAGGTGAGGTGAGTGTCCGTACGCGGACCTCAAGGTCGTGTTAG
- a CDS encoding penicillin-binding transpeptidase domain-containing protein: MYQDILLVSRKRIIWLFCAIFLFFSIAVCRLLYVQLLQYQFFQAEGLKQRLRPIPVDAKRGTIYDRNGYVLAKSISASSVYAIPVEVEEPEKSARLLADVLELDYDFVLERLKARTAAEWLKKRVSDEEVLSVRSLDLPGIGIVENPVRYYPDGTIAPQVLGIVGIDNQGLEGIELQYDTLLRGRPGAVLVERDSMGREIPHGVHSYIKPIDGYDIYLTIDRNIQLMAQSEIARVTQETGSKQGLILVMEPNTGEILATAIYPSFDAASYWKYPDRNRRNVAITDNYEPGSTFKAVTAAAALDAGITTLETRYFDPGFIRVSGWTIKCWYSAGHGSQNFIETMENSCNPVYAKLGMQLAELEEGRGFYRYIRDFGFGELSMVDFPGEASGILYSPSPDVPAVSWANMGFGQSISVTPLQLLNAMCAVSNGGNLMKPFYVKTVVDHDGNVIEETDIQVRRQPVSVEAARQASIMLRSAVANGSARHADIPGYRVGGKTGTAQIAEGGVYSRSKVIASFFGIAPMDDPQFAALIVLWEPTGAYYGGVIAAPAFAVFALPMLRYLNVEQKLEDSKEEKQVKVPKVVSLPLSEAQSQVIQAGLSFTVVGTGPIVTDQIPLSDVYVPIGTQVILYTDPSELLETGLTVRDSPIAY, translated from the coding sequence TTGTATCAAGATATACTCCTAGTTAGCAGGAAGCGGATCATTTGGCTGTTTTGTGCCATTTTCCTCTTCTTTTCCATAGCGGTGTGTCGACTGCTATATGTCCAGCTCCTACAGTATCAGTTTTTTCAAGCTGAAGGACTAAAGCAACGTCTGCGACCAATTCCGGTAGATGCCAAAAGAGGCACAATCTATGATCGTAACGGCTATGTCCTAGCCAAAAGCATTAGTGCCTCGTCGGTGTATGCCATACCTGTGGAAGTAGAAGAACCGGAGAAAAGCGCTCGCCTTTTAGCCGATGTACTCGAATTAGATTACGACTTCGTGCTTGAGCGATTGAAGGCCAGAACCGCTGCCGAATGGCTCAAGAAACGTGTTAGCGATGAAGAAGTCTTGTCCGTTCGAAGTCTCGACTTACCCGGAATTGGGATTGTGGAAAATCCCGTACGGTATTATCCAGATGGTACAATTGCTCCCCAGGTACTCGGTATTGTTGGCATTGATAACCAGGGATTAGAGGGGATCGAGCTGCAATACGACACACTCTTACGGGGCCGACCGGGCGCCGTTCTAGTAGAGCGAGATTCCATGGGAAGGGAAATCCCTCATGGTGTGCATAGCTACATCAAACCCATCGACGGGTATGATATCTATCTCACGATTGATCGAAACATTCAGTTGATGGCCCAATCGGAAATTGCTCGGGTTACCCAAGAGACTGGGTCAAAACAAGGATTGATCCTTGTGATGGAGCCCAACACCGGGGAGATCCTTGCCACAGCGATCTACCCATCCTTCGATGCTGCAAGTTACTGGAAATACCCGGATCGAAACAGAAGAAATGTAGCTATTACCGATAATTATGAACCTGGTTCAACATTCAAAGCAGTGACTGCTGCTGCTGCCTTGGATGCAGGTATTACCACTCTTGAGACTAGATACTTTGATCCTGGCTTTATTCGAGTCTCCGGATGGACAATCAAATGCTGGTACAGCGCAGGCCATGGTTCTCAGAACTTCATTGAGACAATGGAAAACTCATGCAATCCAGTCTACGCGAAACTAGGTATGCAGTTGGCCGAACTAGAAGAAGGCAGGGGCTTTTACCGATATATTAGAGACTTCGGCTTTGGGGAACTCTCCATGGTTGATTTTCCAGGGGAAGCCTCTGGAATCTTGTACTCGCCTAGCCCTGATGTTCCCGCGGTTTCCTGGGCAAATATGGGCTTTGGTCAAAGCATTAGTGTAACTCCCTTACAGCTACTAAACGCCATGTGTGCCGTAAGCAACGGCGGAAACCTGATGAAACCCTTCTATGTGAAGACGGTTGTAGATCATGACGGTAATGTAATTGAGGAGACAGATATTCAAGTACGTAGGCAACCCGTCTCGGTAGAAGCGGCACGTCAGGCCTCTATCATGCTCCGCTCCGCGGTGGCCAACGGCTCAGCCCGTCACGCGGATATTCCGGGATACCGGGTTGGTGGAAAAACCGGAACTGCTCAGATTGCCGAAGGAGGCGTCTACAGCCGTTCTAAGGTAATCGCTTCGTTTTTTGGCATTGCCCCCATGGATGACCCCCAATTTGCCGCATTGATTGTACTGTGGGAGCCCACGGGGGCTTACTACGGTGGTGTGATCGCTGCACCCGCTTTTGCTGTCTTTGCTCTGCCGATGCTTCGATACCTGAACGTTGAGCAAAAACTAGAGGATAGCAAAGAGGAAAAACAAGTGAAAGTACCAAAGGTAGTCAGTCTTCCGCTATCTGAAGCCCAAAGCCAAGTGATCCAAGCGGGACTATCCTTTACTGTTGTAGGCACTGGACCTATAGTTACCGACCAGATTCCACTATCGGATGTCTATGTACCCATTGGCACCCAGGTTATTCTTTACACAGACCCAAGCGAACTATTGGAGACTGGGCTGACGGTCCGGGACTCGCCCATCGCGTATTAA
- a CDS encoding spore maturation protein → MIVKLMGLISTWTIPVILLGLPLYGQYKGVKVYEAFIEGAKEGYQTAVRIIPYLIAMFVAIRIFQDSGALQLILAPLLRPIVRFMQIPTEVVPLAIVRTLSGSGAYALLSELLRRFGPDSFTGSLASIMQGSTETTFYVLTVYFGAVGVKATRHTLSVSLLADLAGFLAAVVVTHLLFSTQ, encoded by the coding sequence ATGATCGTTAAGCTGATGGGACTCATCTCAACCTGGACAATTCCCGTAATTCTCCTTGGTCTTCCCCTCTACGGCCAATACAAGGGAGTTAAGGTCTATGAAGCCTTTATTGAGGGCGCCAAAGAAGGCTACCAAACAGCTGTGCGCATTATTCCCTATCTGATAGCCATGTTTGTGGCGATCCGGATCTTCCAAGATTCCGGAGCTTTGCAGTTGATCTTGGCGCCCCTCCTTAGACCCATAGTCAGGTTCATGCAGATCCCTACAGAGGTGGTACCCTTGGCAATAGTAAGAACCCTATCCGGCTCGGGTGCCTATGCTCTCCTTTCGGAGTTGCTTCGTAGATTCGGGCCGGATTCGTTTACCGGAAGCCTTGCTTCAATCATGCAGGGTAGCACGGAAACCACTTTTTACGTATTGACAGTATATTTTGGTGCCGTTGGGGTAAAAGCGACCCGTCACACCCTTTCTGTAAGTCTGCTCGCGGATCTAGCTGGTTTTCTTGCCGCGGTTGTGGTCACCCACCTGCTCTTTAGTACCCAATGA
- a CDS encoding D-alanyl-D-alanine carboxypeptidase translates to MKAQEPSISSAAVVLVDGQTGVMLYGKNAWEKRSIASLTKTMTLLITAENVQAGRISLTDVVTADAGAQTLEGTELGVKKGQKYTVEELLYAAALISANDAAYMLAVYQAGSEDAFAEMMTKRAAELGLQNTSFADATGLKPSWEGNYSTAYDLAQLFRVAMQNPVFAKVVRTEKYYVKSLGIEIANSNPLLGQYPGTEGGKTGFTTPAGHSLVASASLDGWRLVTVVLGAANRETRFQETRGLLNYGFENLQLVIRKGEEVGQGIISGGARKGVPLVAGSPFKAHIPPGYEGPPLVTKLELDPAPKAPIDPGHPFGKLVFYRDDEPIGSITVVAKHGVGTSNVVTRIIGWVLSLFGSKP, encoded by the coding sequence GTGAAGGCACAAGAACCTAGCATTTCATCTGCGGCAGTTGTACTCGTAGATGGTCAGACCGGCGTGATGCTCTATGGGAAAAACGCCTGGGAGAAACGTTCTATTGCTAGCCTCACCAAGACGATGACTCTGCTCATTACAGCAGAAAACGTTCAAGCAGGAAGGATTTCCCTTACAGACGTCGTTACTGCTGATGCCGGTGCCCAAACCTTGGAAGGAACGGAACTAGGTGTTAAGAAAGGCCAGAAATATACTGTTGAGGAGCTCTTGTACGCGGCTGCTTTGATCTCTGCCAATGATGCGGCATACATGCTGGCGGTTTATCAGGCTGGTTCGGAGGATGCCTTTGCGGAAATGATGACCAAACGGGCCGCTGAGCTAGGTCTGCAAAACACAAGTTTTGCTGATGCCACAGGACTTAAGCCGAGTTGGGAGGGAAACTACTCAACAGCCTACGACTTGGCACAGTTATTTAGAGTCGCGATGCAGAACCCCGTGTTTGCCAAGGTAGTGAGAACAGAAAAATATTATGTCAAATCCCTAGGGATTGAAATTGCCAATTCTAATCCTCTTCTAGGTCAGTATCCTGGTACTGAAGGGGGCAAGACTGGCTTTACAACCCCTGCCGGGCACAGTCTGGTAGCATCCGCCAGTCTTGACGGATGGCGTCTTGTCACGGTAGTACTAGGTGCGGCCAATCGAGAAACCCGCTTCCAAGAGACGAGGGGTCTTCTAAACTATGGATTTGAGAATCTGCAGTTAGTGATCAGAAAGGGTGAAGAAGTGGGTCAGGGGATCATCAGTGGTGGTGCACGCAAAGGTGTGCCCTTGGTGGCTGGATCCCCCTTTAAAGCGCATATCCCCCCTGGTTACGAAGGGCCGCCCTTGGTGACGAAACTAGAACTCGACCCCGCACCGAAAGCTCCAATAGATCCAGGACATCCCTTTGGCAAGCTAGTCTTCTATCGAGATGATGAGCCAATCGGCTCAATTACGGTGGTGGCAAAACACGGCGTAGGTACATCTAATGTTGTAACCAGGATCATTGGCTGGGTACTTAGTTTGTTTGGAAGTAAACCGTAG
- the alr gene encoding alanine racemase: MYPLPPVWVEVDTDKLRSNFSKVKATVATPIAAVVKNNAYGHGLIRTSQFFAKWGANMLAVNSLEEARALRKSGINKPILVLCPGLPFQAEQVALLGLTQTLCTLPMAKALIQAGDKYNRRIKVHLKIDVGMGRIGLRPDEAIEFVRQTRLLDPKGILVWDGIYTHFPCASNLSKTRKQLSLFLGTVETLRNRDSVFTYVHAANSTAAMVLPESRLELARIGNALYGQCTASSTENTWCLKAYVSTVKHLYRGDTLGYASTYKATDTVAIGTIPIGYGDGLLLEPQGSPLQETLKGLNTWLASIARKILRRDHPMIHYRGKPTRFLGRTSMGMATIQVPMDTTATMQDPVEIYQRFTSIPPHIPRVFMGNGRPLCAEISYRTYPIVLKEGHCYLVDSHILPRLRI, from the coding sequence ATGTACCCATTGCCACCAGTCTGGGTTGAAGTAGATACAGATAAGCTACGAAGCAACTTTTCCAAGGTAAAGGCCACCGTTGCCACACCTATCGCAGCGGTGGTAAAGAACAATGCCTACGGCCACGGACTAATAAGAACCAGCCAGTTCTTTGCTAAATGGGGCGCCAATATGCTTGCCGTAAACAGCCTCGAAGAGGCCCGCGCACTCCGTAAAAGCGGTATTAACAAACCAATCCTAGTCCTTTGCCCAGGGCTACCCTTTCAAGCGGAACAGGTGGCGTTGCTCGGTCTTACTCAGACCCTATGTACCTTACCTATGGCTAAGGCATTGATTCAGGCGGGAGATAAGTATAATCGGCGCATCAAGGTGCATCTGAAAATCGATGTCGGCATGGGCAGAATAGGTCTTAGACCCGATGAGGCCATTGAGTTTGTAAGACAGACCCGCTTGCTTGATCCTAAGGGTATCCTGGTGTGGGATGGTATCTACACCCACTTCCCCTGCGCGAGCAATCTATCGAAGACAAGAAAACAGTTGAGTCTTTTTCTAGGGACCGTTGAAACCCTACGGAACCGTGATTCAGTGTTTACATATGTTCATGCAGCTAATAGTACAGCGGCTATGGTCCTCCCTGAGAGCAGATTGGAACTTGCCCGCATTGGCAATGCCCTGTATGGCCAGTGTACCGCAAGCTCCACAGAGAACACATGGTGCCTGAAGGCCTATGTATCCACTGTAAAACACCTATATAGGGGGGATACCCTCGGCTATGCAAGCACCTATAAGGCCACAGACACTGTAGCTATCGGTACCATTCCCATTGGATATGGGGACGGCCTGTTGCTAGAACCCCAAGGCTCTCCTCTTCAAGAAACACTAAAGGGACTCAATACCTGGCTTGCATCCATAGCCCGTAAAATTCTTCGTAGGGATCACCCCATGATCCACTACCGTGGCAAGCCCACCCGTTTTCTGGGCCGTACATCCATGGGAATGGCCACAATACAAGTACCCATGGATACAACCGCTACCATGCAAGATCCGGTGGAAATATATCAACGGTTCACTTCGATTCCTCCGCATATACCCCGGGTGTTTATGGGAAATGGTCGTCCCCTATGTGCGGAGATATCCTACCGGACCTATCCAATTGTCCTTAAAGAAGGCCATTGCTACTTAGTTGACTCTCATATCCTCCCCAGGCTTCGCATATGA
- a CDS encoding peptidoglycan bridge formation glycyltransferase FemA/FemB family protein — translation MRAKLLHTQERELFNAFVRSQNGSFLQSFEWGELKQFTGWQPLRLVLEDGGQIHAGISILILPLPMGRSILYAPHGPIIPNCNQRLLHLLLQEIEPIARENRAIFLKIDPPIPSTQTQYRKALLEAGLRLVDKGKNFENVQPKYVFRLGIEKSEEELLNDMKSKTRYNIRYALRKGVKVRCSMDKRELEGFYTLLLETCKRDGFSVRSFAYFSRMWDIFVPRNMARLFLAHYEGQLLSATLLFLFGKQAWYVYGASSNEHRNLQPNYAIQWEMIRYAKQKGCTVYDFRGISGDLDPENPLYGLYRFKEGFNPTLVEYIGEFDLPYNVLLWQLYNKGEPLLRQMMLTKEPLKQRIKGLLFPRSSS, via the coding sequence ATGCGCGCCAAGCTTCTACATACACAGGAACGGGAGTTATTCAATGCCTTTGTCCGATCCCAGAATGGTAGTTTCCTGCAGTCTTTTGAATGGGGAGAGTTGAAGCAGTTTACCGGTTGGCAGCCACTTAGACTGGTCTTGGAGGATGGAGGACAAATCCACGCCGGCATATCCATACTTATCCTGCCACTGCCGATGGGGCGAAGCATCCTCTATGCTCCCCATGGCCCAATAATCCCCAACTGTAATCAGAGACTACTGCATCTGTTGCTGCAGGAGATCGAACCCATTGCAAGGGAGAATAGGGCTATCTTCCTCAAAATTGACCCACCTATTCCTTCCACACAGACTCAGTATCGTAAAGCGCTGCTGGAAGCGGGTTTGAGGCTTGTGGATAAGGGGAAAAACTTCGAAAATGTTCAGCCCAAGTACGTCTTCCGCTTGGGTATTGAAAAAAGCGAAGAGGAGCTCCTAAATGATATGAAGTCCAAAACCCGCTATAACATCCGATATGCCCTACGAAAGGGTGTGAAGGTGCGGTGCTCAATGGACAAGAGGGAGCTTGAGGGCTTCTACACTCTCCTCCTTGAGACCTGCAAGAGAGACGGCTTCTCCGTTCGCTCCTTTGCATATTTTTCTCGGATGTGGGACATTTTTGTCCCCCGAAATATGGCCCGATTATTCCTTGCTCACTATGAAGGTCAACTCCTATCCGCAACACTGCTGTTTCTCTTTGGCAAACAAGCCTGGTATGTCTACGGTGCATCCAGTAATGAGCACCGCAATCTACAACCAAATTACGCCATCCAATGGGAGATGATCCGCTATGCTAAGCAGAAAGGATGTACCGTTTATGACTTTCGTGGCATTAGCGGTGATCTAGATCCGGAAAACCCCCTCTACGGACTATATCGTTTCAAAGAGGGGTTTAACCCTACCCTCGTTGAATACATCGGGGAGTTCGATCTGCCATACAATGTCCTGCTATGGCAGCTATATAACAAAGGAGAACCTTTGCTCCGACAAATGATGTTAACCAAGGAACCTTTGAAACAAAGGATAAAGGGACTTCTCTTCCCAAGGAGCAGTTCCTAA